Proteins from one Hyperolius riggenbachi isolate aHypRig1 chromosome 2, aHypRig1.pri, whole genome shotgun sequence genomic window:
- the LOC137542808 gene encoding E3 ubiquitin/ISG15 ligase TRIM25-like, whose translation MASADLRQDLECPVCLGIYTDPVILRCGHNFCRGCIDRVLDTQEGSGGYSCPECREGFMERPALQRNIALRKIAENFLSTQPDQEEAGVRCSNCVDSSVKAVKYCLHCDVCLCVKHLRAHSKAPEHILCDPNTPLENRKCFVHKKILEYYCTEDAACICVSCRLDGEHRGHQVEMLDEASEMKKKKLRNVLQRLMAETEEAEKRVQSLEECRRKVQEKADGETKRITTLFKDLRRRLKNLEKKVLSDIMRQAEQVSQSYNDIIQQLEIKKEELSRKMRHIEELCNMTDPLTVLQESDTGDLCDTEDRERHDKQLHDGGDLDVAGISHTLHTGLSDILSGVIVQKCTDTQAYPHSSTEDKVPITAKLSRPHPQPTPTAQHTQAYPHSSTEDKVPITAELSRPCPQPTPTAQHTQTYPHSSTEDKVPITATLSRPCPQPTPTTQHTQAYPHSSTEDKVPITAKLSKPHLQPTPTAEHTQHLVGGKIFRSGILYTLYTRLYDMVTVQHKSGAIVQKHTDTQASLHSSTEDKVPITATLSRPRPQHTPTAQHTQHQAGGTNIGAAQQTSWLPVYADILLDVNTAANYLHISAERKTASVAVRSQNHPKAPERFHYNQVLSSQSFSSGRHYWEVDVGGSDYWRVGMCYPSIARRGEKSVIGNNNKSWCLERGYDQYLLIHNRKEIQLRDEIPSDRVRICLDYEAGQISFYALCDPIRHLHTFTAAFTEPLHAVLWVYTGSVKISGEVRDPPTDDITGK comes from the coding sequence ATGGCGTCTGCTGATCTGAGACAGGATCTGGAGTGTCCCGTCTGTCTGGGCATTTATACCGATCCTGTAATCCTGAGATGTggtcacaacttctgccgggGCTGTATTGATCGTGTACTGGATACACAGGAGGGGTCTGGAGGTTATTCCTGTCCTGAATGTAGAGAGGGGTTTATGGAGCGGCCAGCACTGCAGAGGAACATTGCTCTGAGGAAGATAGCAGAGAATTTCCTGTCTACTCAGCCAGATCAGGAGGAGGCCGGAGTCCGCTGCAGTAACTGTGTGGACTCTTCTGTGAAGGCTGTGAAATATTGTCTGCACTGTGATGTTTGTCTCTGTGTTAAACACCTGAGAGCCCACAGCAAGGCACCAGAACACATCTTATGTGACCCCAACACTCCCCTGGAGAACAGGAAATGCTTTGTCCATAAGAAGATActggagtattactgcactgaggatgctgcctgtatctgtgtgtcctgCAGGCTGGATGGAGAACATCGGGGACACCAGGTGGAGATGCTGGATGAGGCCTctgagatgaagaagaagaagctgagaaatgttctgcagagacttatggcagagacagaggaggctgagaaaagagtccagagtctggaggaatgtAGGAGAAAAGTACAAGAAAAAGCAGATGGTGAAACAAAGAgaatcactaccctgtttaaagaCCTCAGGAGACGGCTAAAAAATCTGGAGAAGAAAGTCCTGAGTGACATCatgagacaggcagagcaggtgtcacaatcatacaatgacatcattcagcagctggaaataaagaaggaggagctgtccaggaagatgcgtcacattgaggagctgtgtaacatgactgatccactgactgtcttacaggaatcagacacaggtgacttgtgtgacacggaggacagagagagacatgataaacagctccatgatggaggggatctggatgtggccggcatctcacacacattacacacaggactatCTGATATCCTGTCTGGGGTAATTGTGCAGAAATGTACAGACACACAGGCCTATCCACATTCTAGTACAGAGGACAAAGTTCCCATCActgctaaactatccaggccacacccccaacccacccccaccgcacaacacacacaggcctatccacattctagtacagaggacaaagttcccatcactgctgagctatccaggccatgcccccaacccacccccaccgcacaacacacacagacctaTCCACATTCTAGTACAGAGGACAAAGTTCCCATCACTGCTACACTATCCAGGCCatgcccccaacccacccccaccacacaacacacacaggcctatCCACATTCCAGTACAGAGGACAAAGTTCCCATCACTGCTAAACTATCAAAGCCACACCTCCAACCCACCCCTACCGCAGAACACACACAGCACCTGGTTGGGGGAAAAATATTTCGGAGTGGCATCTTATACACGTTATATACAAGACTATATGATATGGTAACTGTACAGCACAAATCTGGGGCAATTGTGCagaaacatacagacacacaggcctCTCTACATTCTAGTACAGAAGACAAAGTTCCCATCACTGCTACACtatccaggccacgcccccaacacacccccacCGCACAACACACACAGCACCAGGCTGGGGGGACAAATATTGGGGCTGCACAGCAAACATCATGGCTGCCAGTGTAtgcagacatattactggatgtaaacacagctgcTAATTATCTACATATatcagctgagaggaaaactgcatCCGTAGCAGTCAGAAGCCAGAATCACCCAAAAGCACCAGAGAGATTTCACTATAATCAGGTGCTGAGCAGCcagagtttctcctcagggcgacattactgggaagtggatgttgggggATCAGATTACTGGAGAGtcgggatgtgttaccccagtatagccaggagagGAGAGAAGTCAGTGATTGGAAATAACAACAAGTCCTGGTGTTTGGAGAGGGGGTATGATCAGTATTTACTGATACATAACAGGAAAGAAATCCAGTTACGTGACGAGATCCCCAGTGATAGAGTCAGGATAtgtctggattatgaggccgggcagatctccttttatgccctgtgtgaccccatcagacacctccacaccttcactgctgCCTTCACTGAACCTCTCCATGCTGTGTTATGGGTATATACAGGTAGTGTAAAAATATCAGGGGAGGTAAGagatccacccactgatgacatcacaggaaagtaa